The following are encoded in a window of Onthophagus taurus isolate NC chromosome 3, IU_Otau_3.0, whole genome shotgun sequence genomic DNA:
- the LOC111419179 gene encoding damage-control phosphatase ARMT1-like: MDLKTPINASLTAFYKRSFAYLTVNERIPKILTELINTLKDNKQDILKKYGLYAGDELKLVIKEITKLKREIRENKPIIKIEGTPDADLYNQFLEEQSTKIIEPTSFNSNWLHLECYFYRRLSCITIQTQFFTNLDLFTWQKEESFTTAVPLMIQLGSNLNKTLSNPECEQEKEFINLLKLNLWGNKCDLSISCGVIKEEVSHVDNLETLNSKILSDSSEDIWNTISNVAERVSSIVDIVLDNTGYEFFSDMCLADFIIKMKLAQTVRFYVKSFPWFISDVTKNDFDSTLRLIKSNKNGTLKKIGDRWLNYLKKGSWKIETFDFWTLPYTYKDMRRIDPDLYKQLGEAKIVIFKGDLNYRKLVGDKNWLYTTPFKDALQGFYPTVLCTLRTLKADLVCGLKPDVAEEAEKSDKDWLINGSFGVIQFSNLIEEYE, encoded by the coding sequence atGGATCTTAAAACGCCAATAAACGCATCATTAACAGCGTTTTATAAAAGGAGCTTTGCATATCTCACCGTAAACGAGCGaattccaaaaatattaacagaactTATTAACACATTGAAAGATAATAAgcaagatattttaaaaaagtatggTTTGTACGCTGgggatgaattaaaattagtaattaaagaaataacgaaattaaaaCGCGAGATTCGAGAGAATAAACCCATCATTAAAATTGAAGGAACTCCAGATGCTGATCTTTACAACCAATTTTTAGAAGAACAAAGCACAAAGATTATTGAGCCAACCTCGTTTAATTCAAACTGGCTACATTTAGAGTGTTATTTTTATCGCCGATTAAGCTGCATAACAATACAAAcccaattttttacaaatttagatttatttactTGGCAAAAAGAAGAATCATTTACGACTGCGGTACCTTTAATGATTCAATTGGGGtccaatttaaataaaactttaagcAACCCAGAATGCGAGCAAGAAAaagaattcattaatttattaaaattaaatttgtggGGTAACAAATGCGATTTATCAATTTCTTGTGGTGTAATTAAAGAAGAAGTTAGTCACGTGGATAATTTAGAAACGTTAAACTCAAAGATTTTATCCGATTCTTCCGAAGATATTTGGAATACAATCTCAAATGTTGCAGAAAGAGTTTCTTCAATCGTCGATATCGTTTTGGATAACACCGGGTATGAGTTTTTCAGTGATATGTGTTTAgctgattttataataaaaatgaaattagcCCAAACTGTtcgtttttatgtaaaaagttTTCCTTGGTTTATATCGGATGtaacaaaaaacgattttgattCAACTTTACGTCTGATAAAATCGAATAAAAACGgaactttaaagaaaattggtGATCGGTGGTtaaattatctcaaaaaaggTTCTTGGAAGATTGAAACTTTTGATTTTTGGACTTTGCCGTATACTTATAAAGATATGCGCAGAATCGATCCGGATTTATACAAACAATTGGGAGAAGCtaaaattgtcatttttaaaGGAGATTTGAATTATCGAAAATTGGTGGGGGATAAAAATTGGCTTTACACCACTCCGTTTAAAGATGCTTTGCAGGGATTTTATCCCACGGTTTTGTGTACTTTGAGAACGTTAAAAGCGGATTTAGTTTGTGGATTAAAACCGGATGTTGCTGAAGAAGCTGAAAAAAGCGATAAAGATTGGCTTATTAATGGTTCATTTGGTGTTATACagttttctaatttaattgaggagtatgaataa